A stretch of the Actinotalea sp. JY-7876 genome encodes the following:
- a CDS encoding cytochrome c oxidase assembly protein — translation MTGPSVPTTTARLPAAALVSGFLLALAAAVLGVAFSGAVDAALLDPGPAVRWGLPLATVTSELAAAVTLGALALAAFVLPRAAGRAPGEGRAWPTAPVVASVAAGVWALANVAQLVLTYASIVGRPVGGAGFGSELGLFVTSVGLGRTLLAVTVVAALTCIVALLVTRPLGAFAAALLATSALVMLATTGHSVGATNHELAVSSMFLHLAGAAVWIGALAGLALLSGRLGRDLAPSVARFSSIAAWCFVAVAVSGTVNAVGRMDEVADLATPYGVLLLAKVALFAVLGVLGWLHRRAVVRRLAETPASPRAPGVFWRLVAVEIAVMGAVSGVAVALGSTAPPADLEPPTAPTPAEIVTGHPLPPEPSFDRWLTSFQWDLIPALGCLAAVVVYGRWVARLRRRGDTWPVHRTLCLVAGMVLLAWTTSGGLAVYGHVLFSAHMLQHMVLVMVIPILVVLSAPVTLAARALPPRADGSWGPREWLLGLVHSRWAQFFANPVVAAVNFAGSMFVFYFTDAFELALTSYVGHLLMIAHFSLAGYLFVNGLIGVDPGPKRPGYALRLLLLFATMAFHAFFGLAIVSSEALLAPRWFGLLGRPWGPSALADQHTGGAIAWGISELPMLVLAIALAIAWTRDDERTARRRDRAADRDGDAELEEYNAMLERLGQRRG, via the coding sequence GTGACTGGTCCGAGCGTGCCGACGACCACGGCCCGGCTCCCCGCCGCGGCGCTCGTCTCCGGGTTCCTCCTGGCGCTCGCGGCCGCCGTCCTCGGTGTCGCGTTCTCCGGCGCCGTCGACGCCGCGCTGCTCGACCCGGGTCCCGCGGTGCGCTGGGGCCTGCCGCTCGCGACGGTGACCTCGGAGCTGGCGGCTGCCGTGACGCTCGGCGCCCTCGCGCTCGCCGCCTTCGTCCTGCCCCGCGCCGCCGGCCGCGCGCCGGGCGAGGGCCGCGCCTGGCCGACGGCGCCCGTGGTGGCCTCCGTCGCGGCCGGCGTGTGGGCCCTCGCGAACGTCGCGCAGCTCGTGCTGACCTACGCCTCGATCGTCGGCCGTCCGGTCGGCGGCGCGGGCTTCGGCTCGGAGCTCGGGCTCTTCGTCACGTCCGTCGGCCTGGGGCGCACGCTCCTGGCCGTGACCGTCGTCGCGGCGCTGACCTGCATCGTCGCGCTGCTGGTGACGCGTCCGCTCGGGGCCTTCGCGGCCGCGCTGCTCGCGACGTCGGCCCTGGTGATGCTCGCGACCACGGGGCACAGCGTCGGCGCGACGAACCACGAGCTGGCCGTCTCCTCGATGTTCCTGCACCTCGCCGGTGCCGCGGTCTGGATCGGCGCGCTCGCGGGCCTGGCACTGCTCAGCGGGCGGCTCGGCCGCGACCTCGCGCCGTCGGTCGCGCGGTTCTCCTCGATCGCGGCCTGGTGCTTCGTCGCCGTGGCCGTCTCCGGGACCGTGAACGCCGTCGGCCGCATGGACGAGGTCGCCGACCTCGCGACGCCCTACGGCGTGCTCCTCCTGGCCAAGGTCGCGCTGTTCGCCGTGCTGGGCGTCCTGGGCTGGCTGCACCGGCGCGCGGTCGTCCGGCGCCTGGCCGAGACGCCCGCGTCCCCGCGCGCGCCGGGCGTCTTCTGGCGCCTGGTCGCCGTCGAGATCGCCGTCATGGGTGCCGTCTCCGGCGTTGCCGTCGCGCTCGGCTCGACCGCGCCGCCGGCCGACCTCGAGCCGCCGACGGCGCCGACGCCGGCCGAGATCGTCACGGGACACCCACTGCCGCCCGAGCCGTCGTTCGACCGCTGGCTCACCAGCTTCCAGTGGGACCTGATCCCGGCGCTCGGCTGCCTCGCCGCCGTCGTCGTCTACGGGCGCTGGGTCGCGCGCCTGCGGCGGCGCGGCGACACGTGGCCGGTGCACCGCACCCTGTGCCTGGTCGCGGGCATGGTCCTGCTCGCGTGGACGACGTCGGGCGGGCTCGCCGTCTACGGCCACGTCCTGTTCAGCGCGCACATGCTCCAGCACATGGTGCTGGTCATGGTCATCCCGATCCTCGTGGTGCTCAGCGCGCCCGTGACGCTCGCGGCGCGCGCCCTGCCGCCGCGGGCGGACGGGTCGTGGGGCCCGCGCGAGTGGCTGCTCGGCCTGGTGCACTCGCGGTGGGCGCAGTTCTTCGCGAACCCCGTGGTGGCGGCGGTCAACTTCGCGGGCTCGATGTTCGTCTTCTACTTCACCGACGCCTTCGAGCTGGCCCTGACGAGCTACGTCGGGCACCTGCTGATGATCGCCCACTTCTCCCTGGCGGGGTACCTGTTCGTCAACGGGCTCATCGGCGTCGACCCGGGGCCCAAGCGCCCGGGCTACGCGCTGCGGCTGCTGCTGCTGTTCGCGACCATGGCCTTCCACGCCTTCTTCGGGCTCGCGATCGTCAGCTCCGAGGCGCTGCTCGCACCGCGGTGGTTCGGGCTGCTGGGCCGACCGTGGGGGCCGTCCGCCCTCGCGGACCAGCACACCGGCGGCGCCATCGCGTGGGGCATCAGCGAGCTGCCGATGCTCGTGCTGGCCATCGCGCTCGCCATCGCCTGGACGCGGGACGACGAGCGCACCGCGCGTCGCCGCGACCGGGCCGCGGACCGCGACGGCGACGCCGAGCTCGAGGAGTACAACGCGATGCTCGAGCGGTTGGGGCAGCGGCGCGGCTGA
- a CDS encoding glycohydrolase toxin TNT-related protein (This protein contains a domain related to Tuberculosis Necrotizing Toxin, which is the C-terminal effector domain of outer membrane channel protein CpnT, and which has a lethal NAD+-glycohydrolase activity.) codes for MTAIVQSGRLTVERSDIAPWFGQQGGGMQYRFFSPTGKELSQGDLIGLGVIRKVGSRTMVDQPQAPPEFVALRAEGEARGFVYGMDFFVWGVPGNGSSESIIFGCEGADYTVTYSDMGRERRLYASASYDDAKRRFFDEVARLAGPRGRGPLAGKPAQTGYEGMTQEQVYEQLKRQGYF; via the coding sequence GTGACGGCGATCGTGCAGTCAGGGCGGCTCACGGTCGAGCGCTCGGACATCGCACCCTGGTTCGGGCAGCAGGGTGGCGGGATGCAGTACAGGTTCTTCAGCCCGACCGGCAAGGAGCTTTCTCAGGGGGACCTGATCGGTCTGGGCGTCATTCGCAAGGTGGGGAGCCGAACCATGGTCGACCAGCCGCAGGCGCCGCCCGAGTTCGTCGCGTTGCGCGCCGAGGGCGAGGCGCGGGGATTCGTCTACGGGATGGACTTCTTCGTCTGGGGGGTGCCCGGCAACGGCAGCAGCGAGTCGATCATCTTCGGGTGCGAGGGGGCGGACTACACCGTCACCTACAGCGACATGGGACGCGAGAGACGCTTGTACGCCTCGGCGTCCTACGACGATGCGAAGCGCCGCTTCTTCGACGAGGTCGCGCGCCTCGCCGGCCCTCGTGGCCGAGGACCGCTGGCTGGCAAGCCCGCACAGACCGGCTACGAAGGCATGACCCAGGAGCAGGTCTACGAGCAGCTCAAGCGCCAGGGCTACTTCTGA
- a CDS encoding MoxR family ATPase, with amino-acid sequence MLTEPINDTDHVEARRLLDRIDAVFAQRVVGQDNLRVALVSTLLASGHILLESVPGLAKTTAAQTLAAAVSGSFHRIQCTPDLMPNDIVGTQIFNYATGAFSTQLGPVHANLVLLDEINRSSAKTQSAMLEAMQEKQTSIGGEVYPLPRPFMVLATQNPIEEEGTYVLPEAQMDRFLVKEVLSYPDAAQEVEILERISTGRQTAAITGEPISLADLERLQAMADRVYVDAAIKRYVVDLVATTRGGGPRPIPGIDRLIRVGASPRGSIALMRIGQALALQAGRNYVTPEDIKAMRHPVLRHRIVRTFDALADNVPTEQLVDAVFDAVPTP; translated from the coding sequence ATGCTGACCGAGCCGATCAACGACACCGACCACGTCGAGGCGCGGCGCCTGCTGGACCGGATCGACGCCGTCTTCGCCCAGCGCGTGGTGGGGCAGGACAACCTGCGGGTCGCGCTCGTCAGCACCCTCCTGGCCAGCGGCCACATCCTGCTCGAGAGCGTCCCCGGCCTCGCCAAGACGACGGCGGCGCAGACCTTGGCCGCCGCGGTGTCGGGCTCGTTCCACCGCATCCAGTGCACGCCCGACCTGATGCCCAACGACATCGTCGGCACCCAGATCTTCAACTACGCGACGGGCGCGTTCTCCACCCAGCTCGGCCCCGTGCACGCGAACCTCGTGCTGCTGGACGAGATCAACCGCTCGAGCGCCAAGACGCAGTCGGCCATGCTCGAGGCGATGCAGGAGAAGCAGACCTCGATCGGCGGCGAGGTCTACCCCCTGCCGCGCCCCTTCATGGTGCTCGCGACGCAGAACCCCATCGAGGAGGAGGGCACCTACGTGCTGCCCGAGGCCCAGATGGACCGGTTCCTCGTCAAGGAGGTCCTCAGCTACCCGGATGCGGCGCAGGAGGTCGAGATCCTCGAGCGGATCTCCACCGGCCGGCAGACGGCCGCGATCACCGGTGAGCCCATCAGCCTCGCCGACCTCGAGCGGCTCCAGGCGATGGCCGACCGCGTGTACGTCGACGCCGCGATCAAGCGGTACGTCGTCGACCTGGTCGCGACCACCCGGGGCGGCGGCCCGCGCCCCATCCCCGGCATCGACCGCCTCATCCGCGTCGGCGCGAGCCCTCGAGGGTCGATCGCGCTGATGCGCATCGGGCAGGCCCTGGCGCTGCAGGCCGGCCGCAACTACGTCACGCCCGAGGACATCAAGGCGATGCGCCACCCCGTGCTGCGCCACCGCATCGTGCGGACCTTCGACGCGCTCGCCGACAACGTGCCCACCGAGCAGCTGGTCGACGCGGTGTTCGACGCCGTGCCGACCCCCTGA
- a CDS encoding DUF58 domain-containing protein: protein MSWSPVGGAAPATPPYAAPSAAAAAPARRSASRFAHLRSRLELPLARRATGLLDGRHRSILQGHGQDFDDLSLYSPGDDVGDIDWKSSARAGIPVIRRFVRQSNLSLVLAVDTGRTMAAAAAGGETKGAVALDAATLVAYLARDRGDRVALVAGDEERLVQLPPRAGTGHLELLLRHVERAYEVKAPPSDVGRLLARVGALTRRSLVVLVTDEANPTVAHHDALKTVCLHHEVLVIAVADADPFEAVPGTTRDVGDGWAVPAWLRGRDDVRRAAAAARARRSAERATMLRRLQVHDVVVRHTDDVVPALISLLDRSHRARR, encoded by the coding sequence GTGTCCTGGTCCCCCGTCGGCGGCGCCGCGCCCGCGACACCCCCGTACGCCGCGCCGAGCGCCGCCGCGGCGGCTCCGGCGCGCCGGTCGGCGTCGCGCTTCGCGCACCTGCGCTCGCGCCTCGAGCTGCCGCTCGCACGGCGCGCGACGGGGCTGCTCGACGGGCGCCACCGCTCGATCCTGCAAGGCCACGGCCAGGACTTCGACGACCTGTCGCTCTACAGCCCAGGCGACGACGTCGGCGACATCGACTGGAAGTCCAGCGCCCGGGCCGGCATCCCCGTCATCCGGCGCTTCGTGCGTCAGAGCAACCTGAGCCTCGTGCTGGCGGTGGACACCGGCCGCACCATGGCGGCGGCCGCCGCCGGCGGCGAGACCAAGGGCGCGGTCGCGCTCGACGCCGCGACGCTGGTCGCCTACCTCGCACGCGACCGCGGTGACCGCGTCGCGCTCGTGGCCGGCGACGAGGAGCGTCTGGTCCAGCTCCCCCCGCGCGCGGGCACGGGCCACCTGGAGCTCCTGCTGCGCCACGTCGAGCGCGCGTACGAGGTCAAGGCGCCGCCGTCCGACGTCGGCCGGCTGCTCGCCCGCGTCGGCGCGCTCACCCGCCGCTCCCTGGTCGTGCTGGTCACCGACGAGGCCAACCCGACCGTCGCCCACCACGACGCCCTGAAGACCGTGTGCCTGCACCACGAGGTCCTCGTCATCGCGGTGGCCGACGCCGACCCGTTCGAGGCCGTCCCGGGCACGACGCGCGACGTCGGCGACGGCTGGGCGGTCCCCGCGTGGCTGCGGGGCCGCGACGACGTCCGCCGCGCCGCGGCCGCCGCCCGCGCGCGGCGCTCCGCCGAGCGCGCCACCATGCTGCGCCGCCTGCAGGTGCACGACGTCGTCGTGCGCCACACCGACGACGTCGTGCCCGCGCTGATCTCGCTGCTGGACCGGAGCCACCGTGCCCGTCGATGA
- a CDS encoding VWA domain-containing protein: MVTSTVWDLVWPWLLAVVLLAVAGAAFWGWRTRPARTDASRWVAHTEELEELPEVRRAVRQYSIVRGAAVGALALALVSTAVLAARPVDRETRTDTFGTRDIVLCLDVSGSMVPFDSEIVATFADLVEGFDGERIGLSVFNSTSRTVFPLTDDYALVLDELAIAEEALRFDIENFDPLDPLTWDGIEPLLDFVAGTEGVPAQASLIGDGLASCALLFDEQDTERSRSIILATDNDPYGEPVYTLPQAVDLVSDRDVDLYGLYGGDEMLRGSPQNEEFTNAIEEAGGMSWFAEDTAAVEAVIEDVTEQQAVALDAEAERLVTDRPMPWFAILVVGLLLLLGLRWRVGE; encoded by the coding sequence ATGGTGACCTCGACCGTCTGGGACCTCGTGTGGCCGTGGCTCCTCGCCGTGGTGCTGCTCGCCGTCGCCGGCGCCGCGTTCTGGGGCTGGCGCACGCGTCCGGCCCGCACGGACGCCTCGCGGTGGGTGGCCCACACCGAGGAGCTCGAGGAGCTGCCCGAGGTGCGCCGCGCGGTGCGCCAGTACTCGATCGTGCGCGGGGCCGCCGTCGGCGCCCTCGCCCTCGCGCTCGTGAGCACCGCGGTCCTGGCCGCCCGGCCCGTCGACCGCGAGACGCGCACCGACACGTTCGGCACGCGCGACATCGTGCTGTGCCTGGACGTGTCGGGGTCGATGGTCCCCTTCGACTCGGAGATCGTGGCGACCTTCGCTGACCTCGTGGAGGGCTTCGACGGCGAGCGCATCGGGCTGTCGGTCTTCAACTCCACGTCGCGCACGGTCTTCCCGCTCACGGACGACTACGCGCTGGTCCTCGACGAGCTGGCGATCGCCGAGGAGGCGCTGCGGTTCGACATCGAGAACTTCGACCCGCTCGACCCGCTGACCTGGGACGGCATCGAGCCGCTGCTCGACTTCGTCGCGGGCACCGAGGGCGTCCCGGCGCAGGCCTCGCTCATCGGTGACGGCCTGGCGAGCTGCGCGCTGCTGTTCGACGAGCAGGACACCGAGCGGTCGCGCTCGATCATCCTGGCCACCGACAACGACCCCTACGGCGAGCCGGTGTACACCCTGCCGCAGGCCGTCGACCTCGTGAGCGACCGCGACGTCGACCTCTACGGGCTCTACGGCGGCGACGAGATGCTGCGCGGCTCGCCGCAGAACGAGGAGTTCACGAACGCGATCGAGGAGGCCGGGGGCATGTCCTGGTTCGCGGAGGACACCGCGGCGGTCGAGGCGGTCATCGAGGACGTCACCGAGCAGCAGGCCGTCGCGCTCGACGCCGAGGCCGAGCGCCTGGTGACGGACCGGCCGATGCCGTGGTTCGCGATCCTCGTCGTCGGGCTGCTGCTCCTGCTCGGCCTGCGCTGGCGGGTGGGCGAATGA
- a CDS encoding VWA domain-containing protein, whose product MTLRPLIPLWLLLLVLLPVLAFAVRQAVAGPAATRGRWWLRAGTVVAVTALGLGPSVPAVTDQQVGVAVDVFFVVDRTGSMAAEDWSADGLPRLDGVRHDLPAIVGAMPGARYSIIAWDSQASRQLPLTTDARAVRSWTQTVRQEATDFSTGSLVDRPLEPLSRALTGAQERNPGHVRLVFFLSDGEQTTDGVPESYEALAPLIDGGAVLGYGTAEGGRMRSYDGSLDPAPDAPYIVDPDTGSEAVSVIDEAALQTVADQLGVPYAHRGGPDDVAPLLEGIDPEEIATDGRRDTHLWRAMTWPLALVVAGLLGAEAWLTARGWVPLRRGRADA is encoded by the coding sequence ATGACGCTGCGACCCCTGATCCCGCTCTGGCTGCTGCTGCTCGTGCTGCTGCCGGTCCTCGCGTTCGCCGTCCGGCAGGCCGTCGCCGGACCGGCCGCGACGCGCGGCCGGTGGTGGCTGCGCGCGGGCACCGTCGTGGCCGTCACCGCCCTCGGGCTCGGGCCGTCCGTGCCCGCCGTCACCGACCAGCAGGTCGGCGTCGCGGTCGACGTGTTCTTCGTCGTGGACCGCACGGGCTCGATGGCCGCCGAGGACTGGTCCGCGGACGGCCTGCCGCGGCTCGACGGCGTCCGGCACGACCTGCCGGCGATCGTCGGCGCGATGCCCGGCGCCCGCTACTCGATCATCGCGTGGGACAGCCAGGCCAGCCGGCAGCTGCCGCTGACCACCGACGCGCGCGCCGTGCGGTCGTGGACGCAGACGGTGCGCCAGGAGGCCACCGACTTCTCGACCGGCTCGCTGGTCGACCGCCCCCTCGAGCCCCTGTCGCGCGCGCTGACCGGCGCCCAGGAGCGCAACCCCGGCCACGTGCGCCTCGTGTTCTTCCTGTCCGACGGCGAGCAGACGACCGACGGCGTGCCGGAGTCCTACGAGGCGCTCGCGCCGCTGATCGACGGCGGCGCGGTGCTCGGCTACGGCACGGCCGAGGGCGGGCGCATGCGCTCGTACGACGGGTCCCTCGACCCGGCCCCCGACGCGCCCTACATCGTCGACCCCGACACCGGGTCCGAGGCCGTCTCCGTCATCGACGAGGCCGCGCTGCAGACCGTCGCCGACCAGCTCGGCGTGCCCTACGCGCACCGGGGCGGGCCCGACGATGTCGCGCCGCTGCTCGAGGGCATCGACCCCGAGGAGATCGCGACCGACGGCCGGCGCGACACGCACCTGTGGCGGGCGATGACCTGGCCGCTCGCGCTCGTCGTGGCGGGGCTGCTCGGCGCCGAGGCCTGGCTGACCGCGCGCGGCTGGGTGCCCCTGCGCCGAGGGAGGGCCGACGCATGA
- a CDS encoding toxic anion resistance protein, which yields MSTQDPNAAQAARLAPPATVEQPLVLSAPEPIRPVAATAAPAMAPAVDAAAIPGLDAKVDTYLSSLLAAEAASPAFAAQAADVRTMGDRDIRSAAESSNRLLQTPVRAITEGGLASGSKVGSTLLELRRTVEDLDPSEASATKKFLGIFPFGEKLTDYFRKYQSAQSHLNAIMHSLRDGQDELRKDNVSLNMEKTALWEAMARLNQYVYVSERLDARLSATIADLEATDPDKARALRDDVLFYVRQKHQDLLTQLAVSIQNYLAIDILIRNNIELIKGVDRASTTTLSALRTAVIVSQALTNQKLVLDQITALNTTTSNLIERTSQMLKDNSAAIQEQAASATIGLPQLQTAFANIYATMDAIDTFKVEALDSMATTIGTLQTEVTKSQSYLDRVRQHDERTAAGSLDLDGTGGGR from the coding sequence ATGAGCACCCAGGACCCGAATGCGGCGCAGGCCGCGCGGCTGGCCCCGCCCGCCACGGTCGAGCAGCCGCTCGTCCTCTCGGCGCCCGAGCCGATCAGGCCCGTCGCGGCGACGGCGGCCCCCGCCATGGCGCCCGCCGTCGACGCGGCGGCGATCCCGGGGCTGGACGCGAAGGTCGACACCTACCTCTCGTCGCTGCTCGCGGCCGAGGCCGCCTCGCCCGCGTTCGCCGCCCAGGCCGCCGACGTGCGGACGATGGGCGACCGTGACATCCGCTCGGCCGCCGAGTCCTCCAACCGGCTGCTGCAGACCCCGGTCCGCGCCATCACCGAGGGCGGTCTCGCGTCGGGCTCCAAGGTCGGCAGCACGCTGCTCGAGCTGCGGCGCACGGTCGAGGACCTGGACCCGTCCGAGGCGTCGGCGACGAAGAAGTTCCTGGGCATCTTCCCGTTCGGCGAGAAGCTGACCGACTACTTCCGCAAGTACCAGTCCGCGCAGTCGCACCTCAACGCGATCATGCACTCGCTGCGCGACGGGCAGGACGAGCTCCGCAAGGACAACGTCTCGCTGAACATGGAGAAGACGGCGCTGTGGGAGGCCATGGCGCGGCTCAACCAGTACGTCTACGTCTCCGAGCGGCTCGACGCACGCCTGTCGGCGACCATCGCCGACCTCGAGGCCACCGACCCCGACAAGGCCCGCGCCCTGCGCGACGACGTGCTCTTCTACGTCCGCCAGAAGCACCAGGACCTGCTGACCCAGCTGGCGGTCTCGATCCAGAACTACCTCGCGATCGACATCCTCATCCGCAACAACATCGAGCTCATCAAGGGCGTGGACCGCGCGTCGACCACGACGCTCTCGGCGCTGCGCACGGCCGTCATCGTCTCCCAGGCGCTGACGAACCAGAAGCTCGTCCTGGACCAGATCACCGCCCTGAACACGACGACATCGAACCTCATCGAGCGCACGTCGCAGATGCTCAAGGACAACTCGGCCGCGATCCAGGAGCAGGCGGCCTCGGCGACGATCGGCCTGCCGCAGCTCCAGACCGCGTTCGCGAACATCTACGCCACGATGGACGCGATCGACACCTTCAAGGTCGAGGCGCTCGACTCGATGGCGACGACGATCGGCACGCTCCAGACCGAGGTCACCAAGTCGCAGTCGTACCTCGACCGCGTCCGGCAGCACGACGAGCGGACCGCCGCCGGCAGCCTCGACCTCGACGGCACGGGCGGCGGCCGGTGA
- a CDS encoding AAA family ATPase translates to MTGLAAALDALADVGRGAGLPDDAVRAEGAALAATLAESAPGAPADWATAVDPSPLPASQAFFDAAARGRRWRTAPTDLLARLATEGSDRTDAYADALLGVATAACTLGTPTERVVANATRACAAQIAAVPGRSLADLTRVGAAGPTAPGTADRGAPGAVRTAPAGTAEPEPEPEPERRSVEELLAELDALVGLTDVKREVHQQAAVLRMEKLRAAHGLRTPAISRHLVFTGNPGTGKTTVARLVCGIYAALGLLAKGHLVEVDRSELVGQYLGETAVKTSAVVASAIDGVLFIDEAYALAGDQYGREAVDTLVKEMEDHREDLVVIVAGYPGPMARFVDSNPGLESRFRTTVQFADYSDEELEAIFVRLAEAADFTPTPECLVRFREILAATPRGEGFGNGRFARNVLEGAIGRHAWRLRDVAEPTADDLRLLLPRDLEERPDEPLAVGTDAGTDTATGTGPDADAAPTAEPTIAPTEPTAQGGAA, encoded by the coding sequence GTGACCGGCCTCGCCGCGGCGCTCGACGCCCTGGCCGACGTCGGCCGAGGTGCCGGCCTGCCCGACGACGCCGTGCGCGCCGAGGGCGCGGCGCTCGCCGCGACGCTGGCCGAGTCCGCGCCCGGGGCGCCGGCGGACTGGGCGACGGCGGTCGACCCGTCGCCGCTGCCCGCGAGCCAGGCGTTCTTCGACGCGGCCGCCCGGGGTCGGCGGTGGCGCACGGCGCCCACGGACCTGCTCGCGCGGCTCGCGACCGAGGGCTCGGACCGCACGGACGCCTACGCCGACGCGCTGCTCGGCGTCGCGACGGCGGCGTGCACGCTCGGCACCCCGACCGAGCGCGTGGTGGCCAACGCGACGCGCGCGTGCGCGGCCCAGATCGCCGCCGTGCCCGGCCGCAGCCTCGCGGACCTGACCCGGGTGGGGGCGGCCGGGCCGACGGCGCCCGGCACCGCGGACCGGGGGGCGCCCGGCGCCGTCCGGACCGCCCCTGCCGGCACCGCCGAGCCCGAGCCGGAGCCCGAGCCGGAGCGCCGCTCGGTCGAGGAGCTCCTGGCCGAGCTCGACGCGCTCGTCGGCCTCACCGACGTCAAGCGCGAGGTGCACCAGCAGGCCGCCGTCCTGCGGATGGAGAAGCTGCGCGCGGCGCACGGCCTGCGCACCCCCGCGATCTCGCGGCACCTCGTCTTCACCGGCAACCCCGGCACGGGCAAGACGACCGTCGCGCGGCTCGTCTGCGGCATCTACGCCGCCCTCGGGCTGCTGGCCAAGGGGCACCTCGTCGAGGTCGACCGCTCCGAGCTCGTCGGCCAGTACCTCGGGGAGACCGCGGTCAAGACCTCGGCGGTCGTCGCGAGCGCCATCGACGGGGTGCTGTTCATCGACGAGGCCTACGCGCTCGCCGGCGACCAGTACGGCCGCGAGGCGGTCGACACCCTGGTCAAGGAGATGGAGGACCACCGCGAGGACCTCGTCGTGATCGTGGCGGGCTACCCCGGTCCCATGGCGCGCTTCGTGGACAGCAACCCCGGCCTCGAGAGCCGGTTCCGCACGACGGTGCAGTTCGCGGACTACTCCGACGAGGAGCTCGAGGCGATCTTCGTGCGGCTCGCCGAGGCCGCGGACTTCACGCCGACGCCGGAGTGCCTCGTGCGGTTCCGGGAGATCCTCGCGGCGACCCCGCGCGGCGAGGGCTTCGGCAACGGCCGCTTCGCGCGGAACGTGCTCGAGGGCGCCATCGGCCGCCACGCCTGGCGCCTGCGCGACGTCGCCGAGCCGACGGCGGACGACCTGCGCCTGCTGCTGCCGCGCGACCTCGAGGAGCGCCCGGACGAGCCCCTCGCCGTCGGGACCGACGCGGGGACCGACACCGCGACCGGCACGGGCCCCGACGCCGACGCCGCACCGACCGCCGAGCCGACGATCGCACCCACCGAGCCGACCGCCCAAGGAGGCGCCGCGTGA
- a CDS encoding glutamate ABC transporter substrate-binding protein — MSATTRGTRGVTIRRAVAALAVAAATVLTGCTSGAYPETAVPTPEPTAPADPPAAAEPAQCADPLMSYAPQGPPPPPGQVPDGSTMAEIRDSGRLVVGVSADSLLLGARDPISGQIQGFDIDMARLVAEAVTGSADRLELRVITAAQRLPLLQDGTVHLVARNLSITCDRWEEIAFSAEYYRSGQKLLVPLESTAMSLDDLAGQRVCAPAGSTSLAKLEEFEQVEAVPAATHTDCLVRFQQGEVDAITGDDTVLAGLVAQDPYAKVVGEAFTAEHYGLGMNADDVDLVRFVNAVLDQAKADGTWTASYDRWLADALGAAPAPPASVYGR, encoded by the coding sequence GTGAGCGCGACCACCCGAGGAACCCGCGGCGTCACGATCCGCCGCGCCGTCGCCGCGCTCGCGGTGGCGGCCGCGACCGTGCTGACGGGCTGCACGTCCGGGGCGTACCCGGAGACGGCGGTGCCGACCCCCGAGCCGACGGCGCCGGCCGACCCCCCGGCCGCCGCCGAGCCCGCGCAGTGCGCCGACCCGCTCATGTCCTACGCCCCGCAGGGGCCCCCGCCCCCGCCCGGCCAGGTGCCCGACGGGTCGACGATGGCGGAGATCCGTGACTCCGGCCGCCTGGTCGTCGGGGTCTCGGCCGACTCGCTCCTGCTGGGTGCGCGCGACCCGATCTCGGGCCAGATCCAGGGCTTCGACATCGACATGGCCCGGCTGGTCGCCGAGGCGGTCACGGGCAGTGCCGACCGCCTCGAGCTGCGGGTCATCACGGCCGCCCAGCGCCTGCCGCTGCTCCAGGACGGCACCGTGCACCTCGTGGCGCGCAACCTGAGCATCACGTGCGACAGGTGGGAGGAGATCGCGTTCTCCGCCGAGTACTACCGCTCGGGCCAGAAGCTCCTCGTGCCGCTCGAGTCGACCGCGATGTCGCTGGACGACCTGGCCGGCCAGCGCGTGTGCGCTCCCGCGGGCTCGACGAGCCTCGCCAAGCTCGAGGAGTTCGAGCAGGTCGAGGCCGTGCCGGCGGCCACCCACACCGACTGCCTGGTGCGCTTCCAGCAGGGCGAGGTCGACGCCATCACGGGTGACGACACCGTCCTGGCCGGACTCGTCGCGCAGGACCCCTACGCCAAGGTCGTCGGCGAGGCGTTCACCGCCGAGCACTACGGCCTGGGCATGAACGCGGACGACGTCGACCTCGTGCGCTTCGTCAACGCCGTGCTGGACCAGGCGAAGGCCGACGGCACCTGGACGGCGTCGTACGACCGGTGGCTCGCCGACGCCCTCGGCGCCGCCCCCGCGCCCCCGGCGTCGGTGTACGGACGATGA